A segment of the Bdellovibrio bacteriovorus genome:
TTCAGAGACGTAGGCACGCAGATTTTCTTCCGTCATAAACGCCGCACTGACGCCCGCGGTGAAAACCTTTTTTACCGTATCACCCAGAAGACCTTTCAGGTCCCCCGAGTTGTCCTTGTCGTCTTTTTTGCTTCCATCAGTTGCCATAAAGTTGTTTCACTCGCTTGTGATAGCTGCTGATCATATTCGGAAGATTCACACTGACCAGGGCATTGGCAATCGGACCCGGAACAAACATGCTGAAAGTGGCTTCAACAGTGTACGTCGCGCGGGTTTTGCCGGCTTCATCTTCCAGCTTCCAGGAACCCACAGAGGTTTTAAACACATCGCCCGAGGCAAATTCCCAGGTAATGCTTTTCGGTGCGGACTCAGTCATCCACAAAGAGTACTTGAAACTTTTCACGACGGAAACATTGTATTCCACCAGTTTGCGATTGCCCTCGGTCTTAAGAACCGTGCACTTTTTCACTTCCGGCAGAAACTCATGATACTTGTCGTAGTCAGAGATGATTTTGAAAAATTGTTCGACGCTGCAGTTGAAAACTTCTGTAGTGGATGCTTTTGCCATAGGCCTTTAGTGTGTCGATTTCAAAGCATCGAGTCAACAGCAGGCCTAGACCACAAAACGATTATGTTACATCACCCCTGTGCGTGCGTACCAATCTTCAACCCAGGAATGCCACTTGGACTCACCCTCGCCATCATCCACAATCAGTGAATCATGGCTGATCATTGTGCCGTTGGGCTTTTGCACCATGTGATAGTGCGCAATCCAGTCAATCTCGCCATCGACAGAGACACGGAACAACCATTGATCGATGGACCAGTTGCCGTCGGCATCAATCAGCCATTGCTCAGAAACACCCTCCAGATGCCCGGCGTGAAAATTTCCATTTTCATCATAACCGCCCACGGCACTCAGATAATCCGCCTGACGAGCCCCTTCAGTCCCGATCGGCACGATACTGGACAAAGTCAGATAAATCCCAAACTGGGTTTCTGAAACCGTGCCGGTGTCTTTGATGATTTGATTTAGATTTTCCCACTGGGAGCCAGAGGCCAACGCCGCAGAACCCAACATCACTATAGAAACGAAAATGGATGCGATCAGTTTTTTCATGCTTTAAAGCATATCCAAAAACCAATCAGACTAAAGAACAAACACAGATAACGCAGTGTGGGCCTAAAAAAGAACCGGGAACCTTTTTAGTAGTTTTCGAAAAACTGTTTGCGGGGGGTGGTTCTGTCCATCTCCAAATTACAATCTCGCCCGATGCAATAAATCTTATTGGCCGAAGTGGTCACATACAAATTATCCCCGCCACTGATACTGACCGGCGTTCCCAGCATACCGGTTTTCAGAACAGCCACTGGAAGCGGGTTCACACTGTCTGAAAGACCCGCAGGTATATCACGACCCCAGCAGTAAATATTGATGGCCGAATCCAGAATCCCACAGGCAAAACGTTCAAATGATTTCACCATCAGTGGAGCCGCCGGCGCCAACAAGCCCCCGACAGAAACCGGCACCGGAGAATTAGACACCACTGCCGTGTTGTTTCCTAAATTACCGTAATACCCTTCACCCCAGCAATGGGTGATATCATCCGTAGTGATCCCGCAGAAAGTTTCATCATCGCCGTGAATATCCTTGAATAAGGTCGATCCCACCATACCCGACTTATCCAAAGCCGCCGGCGTGTATACCGAAAACATACTGCTGTGACCCTGGCGACTGTAGACCGAGTTACCCCAGCAATAAACTTCCCCGTCGGTCATAAGACCACAGGCATGATACTGACCGACTGAAATTTTTTTGAAAGTTTTGGCACCCGCAATGCCCGTGACAGTTATAGGATGGGGCTTGTAGCGCATCATTGCCGACCCGTTACCCATGACCGGGTTATAAAGTCCGGAAGCAAACGAGGCTCCACCCCAGCAGTACCCGACCCCGTCTGTCGCCACACCACAAGCAACTATTTCGCCCATTTCCACATCAGCAAAGGTGGTCGCACCCGTCATGGAACTTGTGTCGACAGCCTTCAGGGTGGCTTGCTCGACTATCGCGCCTCCCTGGCCCACGACGGCGCCCCATCCCATGCAATGCAAAATATCATCATTGTTGATTCCGCAAATCGCCCCGCGATTCAGGGTCAGCATTTTAAACTTAGTGCTGCCGCTCATCGTGGACGTATTCAAAAGTCTAGGAGCTAAATCCCCATTCTCT
Coding sequences within it:
- a CDS encoding type II toxin-antitoxin system RatA family toxin — translated: MAKASTTEVFNCSVEQFFKIISDYDKYHEFLPEVKKCTVLKTEGNRKLVEYNVSVVKSFKYSLWMTESAPKSITWEFASGDVFKTSVGSWKLEDEAGKTRATYTVEATFSMFVPGPIANALVSVNLPNMISSYHKRVKQLYGN